The Formosa sp. Hel1_33_131 genome window below encodes:
- a CDS encoding type III pantothenate kinase has product MNLIIDIGNTTTKLAVFQLDKIIEVQTISTKEVVMEVEKLLEKFSEIKHGLLSTVKTMDNLEVETLQKLLPIKILEASFKVPFKNCYDTPLTLGVDRLALMAAVVKQSPNKNVLVIDAGSCITYDFMDADQNYLGGAISPGVEMRYKSLEAFTSNLPSLQKTIPNQRIGSSTEASIHSGVVHGVLHEIESTIKVYQNKYPDLTVILTGGDTDFLCKQFKISIFANSNFLLEGLNFLLEFNSN; this is encoded by the coding sequence ATGAATTTGATAATTGACATTGGAAATACAACAACCAAACTGGCTGTTTTTCAATTAGATAAAATAATAGAGGTTCAAACGATTTCCACTAAAGAGGTGGTTATGGAGGTTGAAAAATTACTTGAAAAGTTCTCTGAAATCAAACATGGTCTGCTGTCAACGGTAAAAACTATGGACAATTTGGAGGTGGAGACGCTCCAAAAGTTGCTACCCATCAAAATTTTAGAGGCTTCTTTTAAGGTGCCTTTTAAAAACTGCTACGATACGCCACTCACTTTGGGTGTGGACCGTTTAGCCCTTATGGCAGCGGTGGTCAAACAGTCTCCTAATAAGAACGTTTTGGTGATCGATGCCGGGAGTTGCATTACCTATGATTTTATGGATGCCGACCAAAACTATCTAGGCGGCGCTATTTCACCTGGAGTAGAGATGCGTTATAAATCACTAGAAGCATTTACGTCAAACTTACCATCCCTCCAAAAAACCATCCCCAATCAACGCATTGGGAGCTCTACCGAAGCCTCGATTCACTCTGGAGTTGTCCATGGAGTCTTACATGAAATAGAGAGTACTATTAAGGTGTATCAAAATAAATATCCAGATTTAACAGTTATTTTAACAGGCGGAGACACAGATTTCTTGTGTAAGCAATTTAAAATTAGCATATTTGCGAATTCAAATTTTCTTTTAGAAGGGCTTAATTTTTTACTAGAATTTAATTCAAACTAA
- a CDS encoding T9SS type A sorting domain-containing protein: protein MRTLLIVLCTFYCLFSNAQVDSGTPWMKGLKNTKANPLTFKEIVDAGNTYWETRDTDVKGSGYKPFKRWESFWQNYVNAGGFLPTSQELWDVWEAKNSQKSQRRSTAVRTDESDWESMGPTDFLNRSTNSANLGRVNTIIVDPDNSDVIYVGSPAGGIWKSTDAGATYIPLTDFLPQIGVSGIAIDPSNTDILYIATGDDDYNSSTSVGIWKSTDAGANWQQTGMNPTNTPYRTSEIYINPDNTNMLWVATSNGIFKSVNGGDDWTNKQSGSFRDLKVKPNNSNIIYATTNDEFYKSTDAGETFTQITEGLPTTSGRLFIDITPANGNLVYMVASNSDSTYQGIYKSSDSGTTFTQMENTVNIFEGDQSWYDLAIAVSNTNENEIYVGCLNVWKSSDGGDSFSQLNQWYSRTESYTHADIHFIRAFNGSIFVGSDGGIFESTDAGSTFTDLSPGLGISQFYRISVSKQDSNKMAGGLQDNGGFGRDQQWSNYHGGDGMEGVVDPNNDNIYYGFTQRGGSLNINTNSGQNGSTNGYGAPTNEVGNWITPLSINKDSELYAGYGSVYNFGSAGWTKISDTFEANIEVLELDPINSDIMYVSFSYYDDVNSSVHHELHKSVNHGVTFSLIQDFTSNITSIEVNNNDNTILYITTSGGDGKVYRSTDQGSNFTDITGTLPNVTKNIIKHQPFSPTNALYLGTSLGVYRYDDTTNDWGLFETNLPNTDVRDLSINIPDYNITAATHGRGIWRSDLQTEALAANDIFLIAIENPISMQLNCGAVAPQLRVLNNGQNSINTVDITYTLDGGNEIPLSWFGAIASQATAILDLGDMTLAAGIHTLSATTTINNDSFTNNNSAEITFYVNETSETGTVNMFENTSDELIVINESGDVWQRGTPTGTLLNETASGTNVYATNLSGNYADNSKGYLVSNCYDLTTIANPELNFQMAFDLESDYDVAYVQYSTNQGVDWNVLGTAEDFNWYNSSLANCANCVGEQWTGTDSTLTPYSYDLAAFSSESNMIFRMVFHSDQMVNNEGVVIDDLFVYGTTLDADNFQIDQISVYPNPSKDVFYVKLNNSTPFDLRVTDITGKVVYTKKQINSGAPFPLQMEAYSSGIYFLQIEANNQQTTRKLILN, encoded by the coding sequence ATGAGAACTCTTCTTATTGTACTCTGTACCTTTTACTGTCTTTTTTCCAATGCGCAAGTCGATTCTGGAACGCCTTGGATGAAAGGCCTGAAAAACACCAAAGCCAATCCTTTAACATTCAAAGAAATTGTCGATGCCGGAAACACCTATTGGGAAACCCGTGACACAGACGTTAAAGGAAGTGGATACAAACCCTTCAAACGTTGGGAGTCCTTTTGGCAAAATTATGTGAATGCCGGTGGGTTTTTACCAACCTCTCAAGAATTGTGGGACGTATGGGAAGCTAAAAATTCTCAGAAATCACAACGACGTTCAACGGCTGTAAGAACCGATGAAAGTGATTGGGAATCTATGGGGCCCACTGATTTTTTAAATCGATCGACTAACAGTGCAAACCTTGGTCGTGTCAATACCATCATTGTGGATCCAGACAATTCAGATGTTATTTATGTTGGATCGCCTGCAGGTGGGATTTGGAAATCCACAGATGCGGGGGCTACGTACATTCCTTTGACGGACTTCTTACCTCAAATTGGGGTTTCTGGAATCGCTATCGATCCAAGCAATACAGACATTCTTTACATCGCCACTGGCGATGATGACTATAACAGTTCTACAAGTGTAGGAATTTGGAAATCAACAGATGCAGGTGCCAATTGGCAGCAAACAGGAATGAATCCTACGAACACGCCATACAGAACCTCTGAAATCTATATAAACCCAGACAATACCAACATGCTTTGGGTTGCAACCAGTAATGGGATTTTTAAATCTGTAAATGGTGGTGATGACTGGACAAACAAACAATCTGGTAGTTTTAGAGACCTCAAAGTAAAACCTAATAATTCAAATATCATTTATGCAACTACGAATGATGAATTTTACAAATCCACAGATGCAGGGGAAACGTTTACACAAATTACAGAGGGACTGCCAACGACTTCAGGACGTCTTTTTATTGATATCACGCCAGCGAATGGCAACCTTGTTTATATGGTGGCATCAAATTCAGATAGCACCTACCAAGGAATTTACAAATCATCTGACAGTGGTACAACTTTTACACAAATGGAGAACACTGTTAATATCTTTGAAGGAGATCAATCCTGGTATGATTTAGCCATTGCTGTTTCTAACACCAATGAAAATGAAATTTATGTGGGCTGTTTAAATGTCTGGAAATCGAGTGATGGAGGGGATTCATTTTCACAACTTAATCAGTGGTACAGCCGAACCGAATCATACACCCACGCTGACATTCATTTCATCCGCGCTTTTAATGGTAGCATATTTGTAGGCTCCGATGGAGGTATTTTTGAATCGACAGATGCAGGTAGCACATTTACGGATTTGTCTCCAGGATTGGGAATTAGTCAGTTTTATAGAATTTCTGTATCCAAACAAGATTCAAATAAAATGGCAGGAGGACTTCAGGACAATGGAGGTTTTGGACGGGATCAACAATGGAGTAATTACCATGGAGGAGATGGGATGGAAGGAGTGGTTGATCCTAACAACGATAACATCTATTATGGTTTTACGCAGCGCGGTGGTAGTCTAAACATAAACACTAATTCAGGTCAAAATGGAAGTACGAATGGTTATGGAGCTCCCACTAATGAAGTAGGAAACTGGATTACTCCACTTTCAATAAACAAAGACAGTGAATTGTATGCCGGCTATGGCAGCGTTTACAACTTTGGTTCAGCCGGTTGGACCAAAATCTCAGATACTTTTGAAGCTAATATTGAGGTTTTAGAACTCGACCCTATCAACTCAGATATTATGTATGTAAGTTTTTCTTATTATGACGATGTGAATAGTAGCGTACATCATGAACTTCATAAAAGTGTAAATCATGGTGTTACATTTTCACTGATTCAAGATTTTACAAGTAATATCACGTCCATTGAAGTTAATAACAATGACAATACCATCCTTTACATCACCACAAGCGGAGGTGATGGAAAGGTTTATAGATCTACGGATCAAGGGAGTAATTTTACAGACATCACAGGAACGCTTCCTAATGTTACAAAAAACATTATCAAACACCAGCCTTTCTCCCCAACTAATGCGCTATACCTTGGGACAAGCTTAGGCGTTTACAGATACGACGACACTACAAACGATTGGGGTCTTTTTGAAACAAACCTTCCAAATACTGATGTCAGAGATTTAAGTATCAACATCCCAGACTATAATATTACTGCGGCAACTCACGGACGTGGCATTTGGCGAAGTGATTTGCAGACCGAAGCTTTAGCAGCTAACGATATTTTTTTAATTGCTATTGAGAACCCAATAAGTATGCAACTCAATTGCGGAGCAGTCGCTCCACAATTAAGGGTACTAAATAATGGACAAAATAGCATAAACACTGTTGACATTACCTATACTCTTGACGGTGGAAATGAGATACCACTCTCATGGTTTGGAGCCATCGCCTCCCAAGCGACCGCTATTTTGGACTTAGGTGACATGACTTTAGCCGCAGGAATCCATACGCTATCTGCGACAACTACCATTAACAATGATTCTTTCACCAACAACAACAGTGCTGAAATTACGTTTTATGTGAATGAAACTAGCGAAACTGGAACAGTAAATATGTTTGAAAATACCAGTGACGAACTTATTGTTATTAATGAGTCTGGAGATGTTTGGCAACGTGGAACTCCTACCGGAACTCTACTTAATGAAACGGCATCCGGAACAAATGTCTATGCCACTAACTTGAGTGGCAATTATGCAGACAACTCAAAAGGCTACCTTGTGTCTAATTGTTACGACTTGACTACCATTGCGAATCCAGAATTGAATTTTCAAATGGCGTTCGATTTAGAATCAGACTACGACGTCGCCTATGTTCAGTATTCAACAAACCAAGGAGTTGATTGGAATGTACTAGGAACCGCAGAAGATTTTAACTGGTACAATAGCAGTTTAGCTAATTGTGCTAACTGTGTTGGCGAACAATGGACTGGAACCGATAGCACTCTCACACCATACTCTTACGACCTAGCAGCTTTTAGCTCAGAATCTAATATGATTTTTAGAATGGTATTTCATTCAGACCAAATGGTGAATAATGAAGGCGTTGTTATCGATGACTTGTTTGTGTATGGCACTACATTGGATGCTGATAATTTTCAAATCGACCAAATTTCAGTATATCCAAATCCA